The Candidatus Fusobacterium pullicola genome segment ATAAAAGGTTGTATAATGAACTTGTATTAGGGGAGAAAAGTATAAGGAGGATAAATATGAAAACAGCAATTTTTTATGGAAGTACAACTGGAACAACTGAAATGGTAGCTGAAAAGGTAGGCGAGTTACTAGGAGCAGAGGTTTTATCAGCTACAGATATTGATAGAGTTGAAAATTATGATTTTGTAATATTTGCCACTTCTACTTGGGGAATGGGAGAGTTACAAGATGATTGGTATGGTG includes the following:
- a CDS encoding flavodoxin domain-containing protein — its product is MKTAIFYGSTTGTTEMVAEKVGELLGAEVLSATDIDRVENYDFVIFATSTWGMGELQDDWYG